A section of the Tachysurus fulvidraco isolate hzauxx_2018 chromosome 7, HZAU_PFXX_2.0, whole genome shotgun sequence genome encodes:
- the dctn6 gene encoding dynactin subunit 6 yields the protein MADPKQANQKSIKIAAGAVVCVESEIRGDVTIGPRTVIHPKARIIADGGPIIIGEGNLIEEQALIVNSYPENIMPGTEEYEPKTMTIGTNNVFEVGCVSQAMKIGDNNVIESKAEVGRNVILTSGCIIGACCRLNTCEEIPENTVIYSSNCMRRVQTERPQPQTLQLDFLMKILPNYHHLKKTQKINPTPART from the exons ATGGCGGACCCCAAACAAGCAAACCAGAAAAG CATTAAAATAGCTGCTggtgcagtggtgtgtgttgagAGTGAAATCAGAGGAGATGTCACCATTG GGCCGAGAACGGTGATCCACCCGAAAGCACGGATTATTGCAGATGGTGGTCCGATCATCATAGGAGAAGGCAACCTGATAGAAGAACAAGCGCTCATTGTTAACAG ttATCCTGAAAACATCATGCCTGGCACAGAGGAGTATGAACCCAAGACCATGACAATAGGCACCAACAATGTTTTTGAAGTCGGCTGCG TCTCCCAAGCGATGAAAATTGGGGACAACAATGTCATTGAGTCAAAAG CTGAAGTGGGCCGTAACGTGATCCTGACGAGCGGCTGTATCATCGGCGCATGCTGTCGGCTCAACACGTGTGAGGAGATTCCAGAGAACACGGTCATCTACAGCTCCAATTGCATGAGGAGAGTACAGACCGAGAGACCACAG CCCCAGACTCTGCAGCTGGACTTCCTGATGAAGATTTTACCTAACTATCATCATCTGAAGAAAACGCAGAAGATTAACCCGACTCCCGCCCGGACTTAA